A genomic stretch from Shewanella sediminis HAW-EB3 includes:
- a CDS encoding putative bifunctional diguanylate cyclase/phosphodiesterase, with amino-acid sequence MQREAIASEVTRIEQHLIKMQHIVESALVIQDSARIEQEIALAATDFNIMVYTILNQASNIRFANHIVWRNSKAVDVIDGYDPVTHKQVSSLNRPYIAINLERLAVQAYYPLDIKFQENSSDLHDLIYLEYDIAPLINSVNKDVQRSAIRSSAIHLLGLMIFLVLLHFYLVRPLKALSLQASAVTNRARSEELEDSNKPIVSLFSEVAAIQSHLSGFYEKLQLSEKQLNDSQQRWLFAVEVSRNGIWDWNLITDEVFLSDRWKEMLGYHSDELKDELKTWQAMLHPEDKAEALNTLHKYLNGEVEEFESVHRLKHKSGHYIWVLDRGMIVDWDSKGRPVRMIGTHTDVSDDVRNQQAIMHQINHDLLTDLANRRALLDELYRIKEQKQSGSVALFVIDLDNFKMINDALGHHHGDRLLIQVAARLSSYFSNNALIARLSADEFVILAQGLSDDQSVAKRRTMALASQIRQMIGRSFHINNQTLNISASVGICVLDKLSDIDPEQVLQHADLAMHQAKEQGRDAHVVYSADMERVAQNSLLIKSELKNAIELNQLSLVYQPIVDREGEIICAEALLRWQHPEKGNIPPSSFIPVAEGSELIQDIGHWVLSETCQYIKRLQGEDVELGSIAINVSARQFNHDDFVESLLGVIRQQGLGAGSIELELTEYALLTNLDIIRQRMEVLKEAGISIAIDDFGTGYSSLSYLQSLPLSRLKLDAAFVSQIGVNDASNSIVIAIINMAHSLNLQVVAEGVETQQQYEFLLQHDCDTFQGYLFNRPLTADNFIRAVKSGKDLSLQSAG; translated from the coding sequence ATGCAGCGTGAAGCGATTGCGAGTGAAGTGACACGTATTGAACAGCACCTGATAAAAATGCAGCATATTGTAGAATCAGCGTTAGTTATCCAAGACTCGGCCAGAATAGAGCAAGAGATTGCTCTCGCGGCAACAGATTTCAATATCATGGTTTATACCATACTCAACCAAGCCAGTAATATTCGGTTCGCAAACCATATCGTTTGGCGGAACAGCAAGGCGGTGGATGTAATTGATGGGTATGATCCAGTTACTCATAAGCAAGTTTCCAGTCTCAATAGACCGTATATTGCAATAAACCTTGAGCGCTTAGCGGTACAGGCCTATTACCCTTTAGATATAAAATTTCAAGAAAACAGTTCCGATTTGCATGACCTTATCTATTTAGAATATGACATAGCCCCCCTGATAAATTCGGTGAACAAAGATGTCCAGCGTAGTGCTATTCGCTCATCGGCAATACACCTACTTGGGCTGATGATCTTTTTAGTGCTGCTACACTTTTACCTTGTTCGTCCACTTAAGGCATTAAGCCTGCAAGCGAGTGCTGTAACGAACAGAGCTCGTTCTGAAGAGCTTGAAGATTCTAATAAGCCAATAGTCTCATTGTTTAGTGAAGTTGCTGCTATTCAGAGTCACCTTTCCGGTTTTTACGAAAAACTCCAACTTAGTGAGAAACAGTTGAATGATAGTCAACAAAGGTGGCTATTTGCGGTTGAAGTTTCAAGAAATGGTATCTGGGATTGGAATTTAATCACCGATGAGGTGTTTCTCTCCGATCGCTGGAAAGAGATGCTGGGGTATCACTCTGATGAGCTAAAAGATGAGCTTAAGACGTGGCAGGCAATGCTTCATCCTGAAGATAAAGCAGAAGCTTTAAATACCCTGCACAAGTATTTGAATGGTGAAGTGGAAGAATTTGAAAGTGTTCACAGGCTAAAGCATAAGTCAGGTCATTACATTTGGGTGCTTGACCGGGGGATGATCGTCGACTGGGATTCTAAAGGTAGACCTGTTCGAATGATTGGCACTCATACGGATGTATCTGACGATGTAAGAAACCAGCAGGCCATCATGCATCAGATAAATCATGATCTTCTCACTGACCTGGCTAATCGACGAGCCTTGTTAGATGAGCTTTATCGTATTAAAGAGCAGAAGCAATCAGGTTCTGTTGCCTTGTTTGTCATCGATCTTGATAATTTTAAGATGATCAACGATGCTCTGGGTCATCATCATGGTGATCGCTTGTTGATTCAAGTTGCCGCAAGATTATCGAGTTATTTTTCAAACAATGCGCTGATCGCTAGACTCAGTGCCGATGAGTTTGTCATTCTTGCTCAAGGACTATCTGACGATCAGAGTGTCGCAAAGCGACGTACTATGGCTCTTGCGAGCCAGATCAGGCAGATGATAGGTCGAAGCTTTCATATCAATAATCAAACCCTGAACATTTCGGCCAGTGTGGGTATCTGTGTTTTAGATAAGTTGTCAGATATCGATCCTGAACAGGTATTGCAACATGCTGATTTGGCAATGCATCAAGCCAAAGAGCAGGGACGTGACGCTCATGTTGTTTATAGTGCTGATATGGAGCGGGTGGCGCAAAATAGTTTACTTATCAAGAGTGAGCTCAAAAATGCCATTGAATTGAACCAGCTTTCACTGGTTTATCAGCCCATTGTCGATCGCGAAGGTGAAATTATTTGTGCTGAGGCATTATTACGCTGGCAGCATCCGGAAAAAGGCAATATCCCTCCCTCGTCGTTTATTCCGGTTGCTGAAGGAAGTGAACTTATTCAGGATATTGGACATTGGGTTTTATCTGAGACGTGCCAATATATTAAAAGGCTTCAAGGTGAGGACGTTGAGCTGGGCTCTATTGCCATAAATGTGAGTGCCAGACAATTTAATCACGATGACTTCGTCGAGAGCTTGTTGGGCGTTATCCGTCAGCAGGGACTCGGAGCAGGGAGTATTGAGCTTGAACTGACAGAGTATGCCCTGCTGACAAATCTGGATATCATCCGACAACGCATGGAGGTATTGAAAGAAGCTGGCATATCCATTGCTATCGATGATTTCGGTACCGGGTATAGCTCTTTGAGCTATTTACAGAGTTTACCTCTCTCCAGGCTAAAACTAGACGCCGCCTTTGTGAGTCAAATTGGTGTCAACGATGCCTCTAACTCGATCGTGATA